A single Paenibacillus sp. FSL R5-0517 DNA region contains:
- the spoVG gene encoding septation regulator SpoVG, whose product MQITDVRLRRVNSEGRMKAIASITIDNEFVVHDIRVIDGNNGMFVAMPSKRTPDGEFRDIAHPISSGTREKIQAAVLTEYDRAATEEEVIEEGA is encoded by the coding sequence ATGCAAATTACGGATGTCAGACTCCGCCGTGTTAACTCGGAGGGGAGAATGAAGGCTATCGCATCCATTACCATCGATAACGAATTCGTCGTTCATGACATTCGTGTCATTGATGGTAACAACGGAATGTTTGTTGCTATGCCGAGCAAGCGCACTCCTGATGGAGAGTTCCGTGATATCGCCCACCCGATCTCTTCCGGTACGCGTGAGAAGATTCAGGCAGCAGTTCTGACTGAATACGATCGTGCTGCAACTGAGGAAGAAGTCATTGAAGAAGGTGCCTGA
- the glmU gene encoding bifunctional UDP-N-acetylglucosamine diphosphorylase/glucosamine-1-phosphate N-acetyltransferase GlmU codes for MKRMAIVLAAGQGKRMKSKLYKVLHPVCGKPMVGHVLDAALSAGVERSVVVVGHGAEAVQSFLGSKAEYALQAEQLGTGHAVQQVKSLLGGEAGSTIVVCGDTPLVTRETLEGLMNHNESRGAAATVLTAQLDNPKGYGRVIRGEDGSVQRIVEQKDCNEQEDAVNEINTGTYCFDNAKLFAALDKVTNQNAQGEYYLTDVIGILRNDGDVVEAYMSDDIAESIGVNDRLALSQAEAFMRERLAVRHMLNGVTIIDPSSTYIGADVTIGADTVLYPGTILKGTTSIGEACHIGPQADVEDSVIQDGVTIKHSVLSNAEVGSDATVGPFANLRPGTKLGRNVKIGDFVEVKNATIDEGSKVSHLSYIGDAKVGKNVNVGCGAITVNYDGYNKAVTTIEDDAFVGSNVNLIAPITVGKGAYVVAGSTVTHSVPENDLAIARPRQENKPGYAEKIRGRAKAKKQNAKPQ; via the coding sequence TTGAAACGAATGGCAATCGTTCTTGCCGCAGGGCAAGGCAAACGAATGAAGTCAAAATTGTACAAAGTACTGCATCCCGTATGCGGTAAACCTATGGTTGGACATGTGCTGGATGCAGCACTCAGCGCAGGCGTTGAACGCAGTGTGGTAGTTGTCGGCCATGGTGCCGAAGCGGTGCAGTCATTTTTAGGTTCCAAGGCGGAGTATGCACTCCAGGCGGAACAACTGGGCACAGGACATGCAGTACAGCAAGTTAAATCCTTGCTTGGCGGCGAAGCAGGATCCACAATTGTGGTCTGTGGGGATACACCGCTCGTGACTCGTGAGACATTGGAAGGTCTGATGAATCACAATGAGAGTCGCGGGGCGGCAGCTACAGTACTTACGGCTCAGTTGGACAATCCCAAAGGCTACGGCCGAGTAATACGTGGAGAAGATGGTTCCGTACAGCGGATCGTAGAACAAAAGGATTGCAACGAACAGGAAGATGCTGTGAATGAGATTAACACAGGCACATACTGCTTCGATAATGCAAAATTGTTCGCTGCGCTGGATAAAGTAACGAACCAGAATGCTCAGGGAGAATATTATCTCACAGACGTAATCGGCATTTTGCGTAATGATGGAGATGTGGTTGAGGCTTACATGTCGGATGACATCGCGGAATCCATCGGGGTTAACGATCGATTGGCACTTTCGCAAGCAGAAGCCTTCATGCGTGAACGTCTCGCTGTACGTCATATGTTGAACGGTGTTACAATCATTGATCCGTCATCGACATATATCGGAGCGGATGTTACGATTGGAGCAGATACAGTATTGTATCCGGGGACAATTCTCAAAGGCACAACTTCGATCGGCGAAGCATGTCATATTGGTCCTCAGGCAGATGTGGAAGACAGCGTTATTCAGGACGGAGTTACAATTAAACATTCGGTGTTATCCAATGCCGAAGTGGGTTCTGATGCAACGGTTGGTCCATTTGCTAATTTGCGTCCAGGAACTAAACTGGGTCGCAACGTAAAAATTGGTGACTTTGTTGAAGTGAAAAATGCTACAATTGACGAAGGTTCCAAAGTATCTCATCTCAGCTATATTGGGGATGCCAAAGTAGGGAAAAACGTAAATGTTGGATGCGGGGCAATAACTGTCAATTATGATGGTTATAATAAGGCTGTAACGACGATTGAAGATGATGCTTTCGTAGGTAGCAACGTCAATCTGATTGCACCAATTACGGTAGGAAAAGGCGCTTATGTCGTTGCTGGCTCTACCGTTACCCATTCCGTTCCCGAGAATGATCTGGCCATTGCTCGTCCACGTCAGGAGAATAAACCTGGTTATGCGGAGAAGATTCGCGGACGTGCCAAAGCCAAGAAACAAAATGCCAAACCCCAATAA
- a CDS encoding ribose-phosphate diphosphokinase encodes MTYFDSKLKIFTCNSNPKLAHQIADYIGIPMGESHTTSFSDGEIQVKLSESVRGCHVYIVQSTCLPVNDNLMEMLVMIDALKRASAKTINVVIPYYGYARQDRKARSRDPITAKLVANLIEKAGATRVIAMDLHAMQIQGFFDIPVDHLLGVPILAQYFRSKQIENPVVVSPDHGGVVRARKLADFLNAPLAIIDKRRPEPNVSEVMNIIGNIEGKTAILIDDIIDTAGTIVLGANALMEGGVKEVYACCTHPVLSGPAMERLENAPLKEVIVTDTIPITHANPTSKLKVLSVAPLLGEAIIRVHEELSISKLFEIE; translated from the coding sequence ATGACTTATTTTGATTCGAAATTAAAAATATTTACTTGCAATTCTAACCCCAAGCTTGCCCATCAAATTGCTGATTATATCGGGATCCCTATGGGTGAATCCCACACGACCAGCTTTAGTGATGGCGAGATTCAAGTGAAACTCTCCGAGAGTGTTCGGGGCTGTCACGTTTACATCGTGCAGTCCACTTGCTTGCCGGTTAATGATAACCTGATGGAAATGCTCGTGATGATTGATGCACTCAAACGGGCATCTGCCAAGACGATTAACGTTGTTATACCTTACTACGGCTATGCAAGACAGGATCGCAAGGCGCGTTCGCGTGACCCGATTACAGCGAAACTGGTTGCTAACCTGATTGAAAAAGCGGGTGCAACGCGTGTCATCGCGATGGACTTGCATGCAATGCAGATTCAGGGATTCTTCGACATTCCGGTTGACCATTTGCTCGGCGTGCCGATTTTGGCTCAATATTTCCGGTCGAAACAGATCGAAAATCCGGTTGTTGTGTCGCCTGACCACGGTGGCGTAGTGCGTGCACGTAAACTGGCTGATTTCCTGAATGCACCCCTGGCGATTATCGATAAACGTCGTCCTGAGCCAAATGTGAGCGAAGTGATGAACATTATTGGTAATATCGAGGGCAAAACAGCCATTCTGATCGATGACATTATTGACACGGCGGGAACGATTGTACTGGGAGCGAATGCTCTGATGGAAGGCGGCGTAAAAGAAGTATACGCGTGCTGTACTCACCCGGTATTGTCCGGACCTGCGATGGAACGTTTGGAGAATGCACCATTGAAGGAAGTCATCGTAACGGATACCATTCCAATTACGCATGCTAACCCGACAAGCAAACTCAAAGTGTTGTCTGTAGCGCCTTTGCTCGGAGAAGCCATTATCCGGGTTCATGAGGAATTGTCAATCAGCAAGCTGTTTGAAATTGAATAA
- the pth gene encoding aminoacyl-tRNA hydrolase: MKWIVGLGNPGSNYAKTRHNIGFMALDRLADRHSISITQSKCKALIGEGHIGGVKTVLIKPMTYMNLSGESVRAYMDFYKVSLEDLIVVYDDMDTEIGKVRLRYQGSAGGHNGIKSIIQHTGTQQFNRVRMGISRPEPGHAIVDYVLSTFMKKEKEALDQTIEQTCDALEHSLTHTFEQTMAKFNG, translated from the coding sequence ATGAAGTGGATTGTCGGACTTGGAAATCCAGGCTCGAACTATGCCAAAACCCGTCATAATATCGGTTTTATGGCACTCGACCGGTTGGCTGATCGTCATAGTATCTCCATTACACAGAGTAAATGTAAGGCGCTGATTGGAGAAGGCCATATTGGCGGTGTGAAAACCGTGCTGATTAAACCAATGACTTATATGAACCTATCTGGTGAATCAGTTCGGGCGTATATGGATTTTTATAAAGTTAGTCTTGAAGATCTGATTGTTGTGTACGACGACATGGATACTGAGATTGGCAAAGTCAGATTGCGTTATCAAGGCAGTGCTGGCGGGCATAATGGGATCAAGTCCATCATTCAGCACACCGGTACACAGCAGTTTAACCGGGTACGCATGGGAATATCCCGTCCTGAGCCAGGACATGCCATTGTCGATTATGTACTGTCGACTTTCATGAAGAAAGAAAAGGAAGCCCTTGATCAGACCATTGAGCAAACATGTGATGCCTTGGAGCATAGCTTGACTCATACGTTTGAACAAACGATGGCGAAGTTTAACGGATAA
- a CDS encoding anti-sigma-F factor Fin family protein, whose amino-acid sequence MSVNYVCRHCRTFIGRIDSARITEAELGFHFLTPDERRDIIAYNSGGDITVRITCDYCKEALEHNPELSLLASPLQ is encoded by the coding sequence ATGTCAGTGAATTACGTATGTAGGCATTGCCGTACCTTTATCGGACGAATCGATTCTGCCCGGATAACGGAAGCAGAGCTCGGCTTTCATTTCTTGACCCCCGACGAGCGGAGGGATATAATAGCGTATAATTCCGGTGGTGACATTACCGTTCGGATTACATGTGATTATTGTAAGGAAGCACTGGAGCACAATCCGGAGCTCAGCCTGCTCGCGAGTCCGCTTCAATAG